From the Thermosynechococcus sp. genome, the window GCTATATCTTGGTTTTCAACGGCGAGATCTACAACCACCTCGATTTGCGTCGGGAGTTGGAGGCTCAGGGCACAGCACCCTCCTGGCACAGTCATTCGGATACCGAAACGTTGCTGGCTGCGATCGCCCACTGGGGCTTGGAGGCAACGCTACAGAAGGCCGCTGGCATGTTTGCAATTGCCCTTTGGGACCGGAAGGAACGGTGTTTGTCCCTTGCCCGTGATCGCATGGGAGAGAAGCCGCTCTACTGGGGCTGGGCCGGATCCGCGCTGGTGTTTGGCTCCGAGCTTAAGGCCCTGCGGCAGCATCCAGAGTGTCGGCCTGCTCTTTGCCCCCAAGCACTCGCGCAGTACCTGCGCTTTGCCTATGTGCCAGCGCCGCGCAGCATCTACTCCGGCATCTACAAGCTGGAACCGGGCTGCATCCTGACTGTTGCCAGTTGCCCGCCCCCGTCACCACCGTCAGAGCCGCTGCGGCCAGGCGATACCTATGGATCTCTGTCGATCCGGCGCTATTGGTCGCTGAACGCGACGATCAAAGCCGGCGCGCAGGATAGGCTCGACGATGAGGCGCAGGCACTGGTCCAGGTTGAGGAGGCGCTGCATCAGGCCGTTGGGCGCCAGATGATCGCAGATGTGCCGCTCGGTGCATTCCTCTCGGGAGGGATTGATAGTTCTCTAATCGTCGCGCTAATGCAGACGCAATCGCCGCGCCCGATTCGTACCTTCACCGTCGCATTCGAGAACCCCGCATTCAATGAGGCCCCCTTTGCCGCGGCCGTTGCCCGGTATCTGGGAACGGACCACACCGAACTGATCGTCACCGAGACCCAGGCGAGTGATGTCATCCCGCTGCTGCCGGAGATGTACGACGAACCCTTTGCGGATTCCTCGCAAATTCCGACCCATCTGGTTTGCCGCGCTGCGCGGTCACACGTGACGGTTGCCCTCTCTGGCGACGGTGGGGATGAGCTGTTCGGTGGCTATAACCGCTATTTCTGGAGGCGGCATATCTGGTCTAAGGTGAGCTGGATACCGTATCCCCTGCGGCGGGGTATAGGGCGGGCAATCACTGCAGTACCCATCGCGTCCTGGGAGAGACTCGGAGCACTGGCTGGGAGGCCTGTGTCGCGCCTAGGTGACAAGGCACACCGTCTTGCCGAGCGTTTGGACAGTGTCCAGACGATGGATAATCTCTACTGCAGCCTGGTGTCAGAATGGCCAGGTGAGCGACTGGTTATTGGTCTGGATCATACTGCGCCGACTCTACTCGACGATCCTCTGCCTGCAGCAGTTGCCCAGGATGCTGTGGCTCGGATGATGGTGCAGGACATGCGCACCTACCTGCCCGATGACATCCTGTGCAAAGTAGATCGGGCAGCCATGGCAATAAGTCTCGAAACCCGTGCGCCCTTCCTTGACCCTGATGTTCTTGCGGTGTCTGCACGTTTGCCAATGCGGATGAAGCTCCGCAATAGCAAGGGGAAATGGGCACTGCGGCAGATCCTGTATCGGTATGTGCCACCGGCGTTGATCGAGCGGCCCAAAACTGGTTTTGGTATCCCGATTGGCGAATGGCTGCGTGGCCCATTGCGCGGTTGGGCTGAAGAACTACTATCTGAGGATGCCCTGCGGCGCGACGGGCTGATCGATCCTATCCCAGTGCGACAAGCCTGGACCGAACACCTTTCAGGCCAGCGTGACTGGACACATCGCCTGTGGATTATTCTGATGTGGCAGGCGTGGCGGGAACGATGGGCATGAGACTGCAAGTGCTGACGCGGTATAGCCGAATGGGAGCCTCTAGCCGGCTGCGGATGATGCAGTTTGCCCCGATATTGGCCGAGCATGGCATCGAAACCT encodes:
- the asnB gene encoding asparagine synthase (glutamine-hydrolyzing) — translated: MCGLTGILDSSYRSLDELQNLVQKMTATLIHRGPNAEGIWAEDGIALGHRRLSILDLSPAGGQPMQSACSRYILVFNGEIYNHLDLRRELEAQGTAPSWHSHSDTETLLAAIAHWGLEATLQKAAGMFAIALWDRKERCLSLARDRMGEKPLYWGWAGSALVFGSELKALRQHPECRPALCPQALAQYLRFAYVPAPRSIYSGIYKLEPGCILTVASCPPPSPPSEPLRPGDTYGSLSIRRYWSLNATIKAGAQDRLDDEAQALVQVEEALHQAVGRQMIADVPLGAFLSGGIDSSLIVALMQTQSPRPIRTFTVAFENPAFNEAPFAAAVARYLGTDHTELIVTETQASDVIPLLPEMYDEPFADSSQIPTHLVCRAARSHVTVALSGDGGDELFGGYNRYFWRRHIWSKVSWIPYPLRRGIGRAITAVPIASWERLGALAGRPVSRLGDKAHRLAERLDSVQTMDNLYCSLVSEWPGERLVIGLDHTAPTLLDDPLPAAVAQDAVARMMVQDMRTYLPDDILCKVDRAAMAISLETRAPFLDPDVLAVSARLPMRMKLRNSKGKWALRQILYRYVPPALIERPKTGFGIPIGEWLRGPLRGWAEELLSEDALRRDGLIDPIPVRQAWTEHLSGQRDWTHRLWIILMWQAWRERWA